From the genome of Bacteroidota bacterium, one region includes:
- a CDS encoding PAS domain S-box protein, with product MENNGSLDALFEFATEGILITNQAAEIIRINPSAERLFGYSKGELLGKKIEVLIPNRFSESHVKHRTDFNEKPKARSMGANIELFGKRKDASEF from the coding sequence ATGGAAAACAATGGAAGTTTGGATGCATTATTTGAATTTGCGACAGAGGGCATATTGATAACCAATCAGGCGGCCGAGATCATCAGGATAAATCCAAGTGCAGAGCGTTTATTTGGTTATAGTAAGGGTGAGTTATTGGGAAAAAAAATAGAAGTACTTATCCCCAATCGCTTTTCAGAATCTCATGTTAAACATCGCACAGATTTTAATGAAAAGCCTAAAGCCAGATCAATGGGTGCCAACATTGAATTGTTTGGTAAACGAAAAGATGCCTCCGAATTTC